A region from the Pirellulales bacterium genome encodes:
- a CDS encoding DinB family protein, with translation MFENEIANNELMQGWLAKVLSDVRDEAWFEPSPGHGHPPVWILGHLAICGELGQMLLGGKVVHENWLPLFGPGSSDRVAADISFAKSPLHAATTDAYADLRKIAAAADAERLNRPHGLELFADTSIRTIGHVTSMLLTNHFAFHLSQLSSCRRTAGHRAIF, from the coding sequence ATGTTTGAAAATGAGATTGCGAACAACGAGCTTATGCAGGGGTGGCTAGCGAAGGTGCTCTCTGACGTACGCGATGAGGCATGGTTCGAGCCGTCGCCGGGTCATGGGCATCCGCCGGTTTGGATTCTGGGGCATTTGGCGATCTGCGGCGAACTGGGGCAGATGCTGCTCGGCGGGAAAGTGGTTCACGAAAACTGGCTGCCGTTGTTCGGACCCGGTTCGAGCGATCGCGTGGCTGCGGATATATCGTTTGCCAAATCGCCGTTGCACGCAGCCACCACGGACGCCTATGCCGATCTGCGAAAGATAGCCGCCGCCGCCGATGCAGAACGACTAAACCGCCCGCACGGCCTGGAATTATTCGCCGACACCTCGATTCGAACCATCGGCCACGTGACTTCAATGCTACTGACGAATCACTTCGCCTTCCACCTCTCGCAACTTTCAAGCTGCCGCCGCACGGCGGGGCATCGAGCTATATTTTAG